GCCGCGATAAATCAAGTAACGACGAAAGATATCGTACATCACGAACGGCCGCGCGTTTCCCACGTGAAAATAGTCGTAAACCGTGGGACCGCAAACGTACATGCTGATTTTGTTCGGCTCCAACGGAATCAGTTCTTCTTTTTTTCGCGTCAATGTATTGTAAATTTTGATCGGCATCAGAAACTACCTTTTTTTCGATTATTGACAAAATTGGGAGAATTCACTATTCTGCAAATTATTTCTTATTTTTGGCTTGTTCAGCCATTGCTTTTTCGATCCTCGCCCAGGTATCTTTCAAAGAAACAGTGCGGTTAAATACCAATTTTTCGGGGCGCGAATATTTGCTGTCAATGCAAAAATACCCCAGTCGCTCAAACTGGTAATTTTCTTCGACCCGGGCATCCGCCAGCGCTGGTTCCAATTTGCAGTTTCCCAAAATTTCCAGTGAATTCGGATTAATAAATTCCTTGAAATCCTTTTCTTTGTTCGCTGTGGGATCGGAAATATTGAACAAACGATCGTACAGACGAACTTCCGCATCAATCGCCTGCGCCGCAGAAACCCAGTGCAGCGTAGCTTTCACTTTTCTGCCGTCAGGAGCATCACCGCCGCGAGTCGCCGCGTCGTACGTGCAATGCAGTTCTTTGATTTCGCCGGTCTTTTCATCTTTGACAACGTCAACGCATTTGATGAAATAAGCGTACCGTAAACGAACCTCTCGTCCCGGCGCCAGCCGAAAAAACTTTTTCGGCGGGTCCTCGCGAAAATCGTCCTGTTCAATGTAAAGCACCCGGGAAAATGGCACTTTACGCGTGCCCATGGATGCATCTTCGGGATTGTTGATGGCGTCCAATTCTTCTTCTTTTCCTTCAGGATAATTCGTAATGATGACTTTCAAAGGCCGCAGCACCGCCATTCTCCGCGGCGCCCGTTTGTTCAAGTCTTCCCGAATGCAATATTCCAGCATGGCAATATCCACCACGCTGTCGCGCTTTGCCACGCCGATTAAATCGGAAAAATTCCGAATCGACGCCGGCGTGTAACCGCGACGCCGCAAGCCTGAAATCGTCGGCATGCGCGGATCGTCCCAGCCGTCCACTTGTCCGTCTCTCACCAATTCCAACAGCTTCCGTTTACTCATAATCGTGTAGCTCAAATTCAGCCGGGCAAATTCGATTTGCTGCGGATGATGAACGCCCAACTGATCCAGAAACCAATCGTACAGTGGACGATGATCTTCAAATTCCAGCGTACACAACGAGTGCGTGATGCCTTCGATGGAATCTTCCAGTCCGTGCGCCCAATCGTACATGGGATAAATGCACCATTTGTCGCCTGTTCGATGATGCGTGGCGCGCAAAATCCGATACATCACCGGATCCCGCATGTTCAAATTGGGATGCGACATGTCAATTTTCGCCCGCAGCGTGCGCGACCCGTCGGGAAATTCGCCGGCTCTCATGCGGCGAAACAAATCCAGATTTTCTTCCACAGATCGATTGCGATAAGGACTCTCTTTTCCTGGTTGCTTCAGCGTTCCGCGATATTCGCGGATTTCTTCGGCGCTCAAATCGCAGACGTAAGCCTGCCCCTGCTTGATGAGCTGCTCCGCGTATTCGTACATTTTGTCAAAATAATCGGACGCATAAAACAGTCGATCTTCCCAATCAAACCCCAGCCAATGAACATCTTCGACAATGGAACGAACGTATTCTTCCTCTTCTTTCGCCGGATTTGTATCGTCAAAACGCAAATTGCACTTCCCGCCAAATTCCTCGGCAATGCCAAAACTCAAACAAATCGCTTTGGCGTGCCCAATGTGCAAGTAGCCGTTCGGCTCCGGCGGAAAGCGCGTGTGCACTCTGCCGCCATTTTTCCCGTGCTTCAGATCTTCGGTAATGATATTCCGAATGAAATTTGCCGGTCTTTCAGGCTTCTCGTTTGCCATAAACCCCTCTGATTCCTCTATTGCTGAAATTATCTGTTCTTTTGTGCGCGACGTTGTAATAATAATTTGTTTCAGCGCGAAATTTCCAATTCTATTTGTAAATCGCGCGTTCTATAAA
The nucleotide sequence above comes from Calditrichota bacterium. Encoded proteins:
- a CDS encoding glutamine--tRNA ligase/YqeY domain fusion protein — translated: MANEKPERPANFIRNIITEDLKHGKNGGRVHTRFPPEPNGYLHIGHAKAICLSFGIAEEFGGKCNLRFDDTNPAKEEEEYVRSIVEDVHWLGFDWEDRLFYASDYFDKMYEYAEQLIKQGQAYVCDLSAEEIREYRGTLKQPGKESPYRNRSVEENLDLFRRMRAGEFPDGSRTLRAKIDMSHPNLNMRDPVMYRILRATHHRTGDKWCIYPMYDWAHGLEDSIEGITHSLCTLEFEDHRPLYDWFLDQLGVHHPQQIEFARLNLSYTIMSKRKLLELVRDGQVDGWDDPRMPTISGLRRRGYTPASIRNFSDLIGVAKRDSVVDIAMLEYCIREDLNKRAPRRMAVLRPLKVIITNYPEGKEEELDAINNPEDASMGTRKVPFSRVLYIEQDDFREDPPKKFFRLAPGREVRLRYAYFIKCVDVVKDEKTGEIKELHCTYDAATRGGDAPDGRKVKATLHWVSAAQAIDAEVRLYDRLFNISDPTANKEKDFKEFINPNSLEILGNCKLEPALADARVEENYQFERLGYFCIDSKYSRPEKLVFNRTVSLKDTWARIEKAMAEQAKNKK